Below is a window of Rhodothermales bacterium DNA.
CTTAGAGAGTCCGGCAATGTGAGCCTGGCCGTGTTCGACGTCGCAGGTCGGCACGTCAAGACGCTCGCGTCCGGTGTATTCGAGGCCGGCAGCCACGACGTAACGTTCAGCGCTGACAACCTCCCGAGCGGCACGTACCTCTACCGGCTGCAGACACCCGCAGGTCCGGTAAGCGGAAGCCTGGTGCTGCTCAAGTAGCACACTCGCTCTGTGACTCAAAGGTCCGCATGGTCATCGACTGTGCGGACCTTTCTTGTTTTCCCTCTCGCCGATTCTCTGAGCCGTCCCCCGCCCAGCATCCGCCTCACGTCCGGCCCGACGTTGAACAGCAAGTCCAGAATCGACATCCCCGACTCGAATCGGTCGAAGTTCTGCGGATAGCGCGCCACCTGATAATCCAGTATGAGGGAGGCCTGCAAATCAGCATCCTCGGCGTCGGGCAGGGTGGCAATCGCCGCACCCGGGAAATGACGTGCGACCTCCGCAGGGCTGACCGGCACTTCATCCATCGCGGACGCCACCACAACACGCGTCTCGATCTCCAGAATATCTCTGACAGCTAGCATGCTGGCGACCGTCACTTCCCCGAGCCGCCGCGATCCACCTCCAACGACCCGGGCAATCGTATCTTCGTAGTATTCAAAGAAAGGAGATGACCGATAGTTGTATTCCAGCGATCGCCAATGCCTGGACTTCCACCGCCCGCCCCCATCGGCGACCCGGACTTCCGCAATAGGCCGGCCGTGCTGTCCACCCTCAAGCGGAACCGATAGCCACTGCCATCCGTCGGGAGTCCGAACGCGCGTCCGGTTCTGGAACGACTGCCGGCTGTACTGGAACGTATCCGCAAGAACGAAGACGTCGACCGCCATCATCAGAGCAAACAACTCGGGCCGCGGAAAGTACTCGGGCGGACGTATCGCAATCAGTCCAATTTCAGAATGACTCACGTGCAATCTGCAAATATGAATGCGTCGATACCGGGCACCTCGCGCGCCGTTCGCATCCTGATGTGGGTGTTCACCGGCGCCATCGCGTTCAGTCTCGGCGGCATCATCATCCTCAAGATAGCCCCGGGAGTTCTTCGGTTCTTCGGTCCGTACTTCCCGACCCTGGTCAAAGCGCCCACATGGACGTACATGGCGCTCCTGCCGGTGATCGTCGCACTCATGTACTACCGGCAGCTAGGTCGGCGCCGCACCGTGGTTTTGGTTCTCATCGGTTCGATCGTCGGAGCCGGAGCCGAACTGCTGGGCACGACGACCGGGTTTCCGTTCGGGGGATACTCGTACACGGACTGGCTTGGGCCGAAGATCCTGGGTCATGTCCCGTATTTCATCCCGCTGTCGTGGTACGCGATGGGGCTCGTGTGCTACGAGCTGGCCCGCCGCGTCACGAACAGTACCGCCCTGGCCATCCTACTCGGTGCGACGTTCATGGTGCTTTGGGATGTGTCGCTCGACCCGGCAATGAGCCGCGCATTCCCGTTCTGGACATACGAAGAAATCGGATTCTTCTACGGGATGCCGCTCTCCAACTGGGGTGGCTGGTTCGTCACGTCGGCCGTCATAATAGCCGCTTATTCAAGGGTCATCAGAGGAATCACGATCCGACATCGTGTTGCGCCATTGTTCTTTTTCCTCAATTGCGCATTCCCGTTCATGTTGTCGCTCCTCTACGGTCTATATGGCGCGGCGGCGGCGGGAGCGGTCTCAACTGGACTCGCATTGCTGATCGTTCGCTCGCAGTCGCAGAGTCATGATGACGTCGCAACATCGGGTAGCGAATGAATCAGAGACCTCGCGATAACACCCGGGACAACCGCCTGATATGGGATCGGTTCAGGCACCATTCCCGGACGTTCTCTCTGGCGGCCCACTTCCTTCCTCGGAAGATCCGGATGCCGGTTGCCACGCTCTATATGTTCTGCAGGACCGTGGATGAGATTGCCGATCGGCTCGTTCTGGAGGTCGGCCCGGCTGAGGCGCTACTACGTCTACAGGAGGTGGAGACCGCGCTGGACTCTACCCTTCTTCTGCAGCCACCCGCTGAGATGCTCTGGAAGAGGCTTGCCGCAATTCATAAAGAGTATGGTCTGGCCGAAGCGCCGATGCGCGAGTTGATTTCCGGTGCACGATGGGATCTCGAGGGACGCCCAGTGAACGACGTCAGCGATCTCGTCGAGTACTCGGACCTGGTAGGAGGAAGCATCGGTGCCATGATGCTGCCTCTGCTCGGTGAGGGAAGAACGATCGAGGCCGACAAGCAGGCTCGCGACCTCGGAATCGGGATGCAGATCACGAACATCATCCGCGACGTGGGCGAAGACCTCAAAGGCCTGTCGCGCTCATATATCCCCACCACGCTTGCGGAACAGTACGGTGTAGATCCATCGTCTCCGTCGGCTGCCTCGCATGCCTATCAACAGCTGATGGAACACCTCATGTCCATGGCGGAGGCGTACTTCGAATCGGGTCTTGCGGGCATTGCATCCCTGCCGCCTGCAATGCGCTCAGGAAT
It encodes the following:
- a CDS encoding carotenoid biosynthesis protein; this translates as MTHVQSANMNASIPGTSRAVRILMWVFTGAIAFSLGGIIILKIAPGVLRFFGPYFPTLVKAPTWTYMALLPVIVALMYYRQLGRRRTVVLVLIGSIVGAGAELLGTTTGFPFGGYSYTDWLGPKILGHVPYFIPLSWYAMGLVCYELARRVTNSTALAILLGATFMVLWDVSLDPAMSRAFPFWTYEEIGFFYGMPLSNWGGWFVTSAVIIAAYSRVIRGITIRHRVAPLFFFLNCAFPFMLSLLYGLYGAAAAGAVSTGLALLIVRSQSQSHDDVATSGSE
- a CDS encoding phytoene/squalene synthase family protein; the protein is MNQRPRDNTRDNRLIWDRFRHHSRTFSLAAHFLPRKIRMPVATLYMFCRTVDEIADRLVLEVGPAEALLRLQEVETALDSTLLLQPPAEMLWKRLAAIHKEYGLAEAPMRELISGARWDLEGRPVNDVSDLVEYSDLVGGSIGAMMLPLLGEGRTIEADKQARDLGIGMQITNIIRDVGEDLKGLSRSYIPTTLAEQYGVDPSSPSAASHAYQQLMEHLMSMAEAYFESGLAGIASLPPAMRSGIRAATRFYRQILNEVRHNRYDNISMRAYVPGRRKFWCLISDDYDRRKARLLGEMAE
- a CDS encoding WbqC family protein: MSHSEIGLIAIRPPEYFPRPELFALMMAVDVFVLADTFQYSRQSFQNRTRVRTPDGWQWLSVPLEGGQHGRPIAEVRVADGGGRWKSRHWRSLEYNYRSSPFFEYYEDTIARVVGGGSRRLGEVTVASMLAVRDILEIETRVVVASAMDEVPVSPAEVARHFPGAAIATLPDAEDADLQASLILDYQVARYPQNFDRFESGMSILDLLFNVGPDVRRMLGGGRLRESARGKTRKVRTVDDHADL
- a CDS encoding T9SS type A sorting domain-containing protein, translated to LRESGNVSLAVFDVAGRHVKTLASGVFEAGSHDVTFSADNLPSGTYLYRLQTPAGPVSGSLVLLK